Proteins encoded within one genomic window of Gloeobacter kilaueensis JS1:
- a CDS encoding ABC transporter ATP-binding protein, with the protein MSDPLLSVRELQTSFFTREGEIKAVDRVSFDLAAGETLGIVGESGSGKSVTSLSILRLIPTPPGQIKGGQVIFDGQDLLRLSDRQMRSIRGKRVAMIFQDPMSSLNPFLRISRQLSEISELHLGLGRRAARNRAIEMLELVGIPDAAGRVDDYPHQFSGGMRQRVMIAMALSCNPQLLIADEPTTALDVTIQAQILELIKDLKARLGTAVILITHDLGVVAGMADRVAVMYAGRLVESAPTAPLFAAPAHPYTQGLLRSMPDPNQDRDELFQIPGLPPDLSRLPAGCAFSPRCAHAFERCCEPPGLVTVAAAHRSACWLNLRSETRV; encoded by the coding sequence ATGAGCGATCCACTCCTTTCTGTGCGCGAGCTGCAAACGTCATTTTTTACCCGCGAGGGCGAGATAAAGGCGGTCGATCGGGTCAGCTTCGACCTTGCGGCGGGCGAGACGCTCGGCATCGTCGGCGAATCCGGCAGTGGCAAGTCGGTCACCAGTTTATCGATCCTCAGGCTCATCCCGACGCCGCCCGGCCAGATCAAAGGCGGTCAGGTAATCTTCGACGGCCAGGATCTTCTGCGCTTGAGCGACCGGCAGATGCGGAGCATCCGGGGCAAACGGGTGGCGATGATCTTTCAGGACCCGATGAGTTCGCTCAATCCTTTTTTGCGCATCTCCCGGCAACTCAGCGAGATCTCCGAATTGCACCTGGGCCTGGGCCGCCGGGCGGCCCGCAACCGGGCAATTGAGATGCTGGAACTGGTGGGCATCCCTGATGCGGCAGGCCGGGTAGACGACTATCCGCACCAGTTCTCCGGTGGAATGCGCCAGCGGGTGATGATCGCCATGGCCCTCAGCTGCAACCCTCAGCTGCTCATCGCCGACGAACCCACCACTGCCCTCGATGTGACGATCCAGGCCCAGATTCTGGAGCTGATCAAAGACCTCAAAGCGCGCCTCGGCACCGCCGTGATCTTGATCACCCACGACCTGGGGGTGGTGGCGGGCATGGCCGATCGGGTGGCGGTGATGTACGCGGGCAGGCTGGTCGAATCGGCTCCGACCGCCCCGCTTTTTGCCGCCCCAGCCCATCCGTATACCCAGGGCCTGCTGCGCTCGATGCCGGACCCCAATCAAGATCGAGACGAACTTTTTCAGATTCCCGGCCTGCCGCCGGATCTGAGCAGATTGCCTGCCGGGTGCGCCTTTTCGCCCCGCTGCGCCCACGCCTTCGAGCGCTGCTGCGAGCCGCCCGGCCTGGTGACGGTGGCGGCGGCCCACCGCTCCGCCTGCTGGCTCAACCTGCGGAGTGAGACCCGTGTCTGA
- a CDS encoding ABC transporter permease, producing the protein MLKFILRRLLLAIPVLLTVITISFFLVRLAPGGPFSEERAYPPAVIERLNQKYGLDKPLPVQYFNYMNRVLFHFDLGPSTRYLDRSVTDVIAQGLPNSMILGATAYLIALVLGLGIGIVAALRQNTLVDYGAMAVAVLGVSIPNFVLGPILVIGLSLSLYLLPPARWGDLAHLILPAFTLSALYTAYIARLTRSGLVEVLRSDYIRTARAKGLSESTVLLRHALKGSILPVVSYSGPALAFLLGGTIVVEKLFLIPGLGNFFIEAANARDSFIVVGVTLVVASLLTVLNLLVDIVYALIDPRIAYK; encoded by the coding sequence ATGCTCAAATTCATCCTCAGACGCCTGCTGCTCGCCATTCCCGTTCTGCTTACGGTGATCACGATCAGCTTTTTTTTGGTCCGCCTGGCCCCCGGCGGTCCTTTTAGCGAGGAGCGCGCCTATCCCCCGGCGGTGATCGAAAGGCTCAACCAGAAGTACGGCCTCGACAAACCCCTGCCGGTGCAGTACTTCAATTACATGAATCGGGTACTTTTTCACTTCGATCTCGGGCCTTCTACCCGCTACCTCGATCGGAGCGTCACCGACGTGATCGCCCAGGGTCTACCCAACTCGATGATCCTGGGGGCGACGGCCTACCTGATTGCCCTCGTTCTCGGCCTGGGCATCGGCATCGTCGCCGCCCTGCGCCAGAACACGCTGGTCGATTACGGGGCGATGGCGGTGGCTGTACTCGGCGTCTCGATTCCCAACTTTGTGCTGGGGCCGATTCTGGTCATCGGCCTGTCGCTGTCGCTGTATCTGTTGCCCCCCGCCCGCTGGGGCGATCTCGCCCACTTGATCTTGCCTGCTTTTACCCTGAGCGCCCTCTACACCGCCTACATCGCCCGGCTCACCAGGAGCGGTCTGGTGGAGGTGCTGCGCTCCGACTACATCCGCACCGCCCGCGCCAAGGGGCTCAGCGAGAGTACGGTTCTGCTGCGCCACGCCCTCAAAGGCAGCATCCTGCCGGTGGTCTCCTACTCCGGCCCGGCCCTCGCCTTTTTGCTCGGCGGCACGATCGTCGTCGAAAAACTGTTTTTGATCCCCGGCCTCGGTAACTTTTTTATCGAGGCCGCCAACGCCCGCGACAGCTTTATCGTCGTCGGCGTCACCCTGGTGGTGGCAAGCCTGCTCACCGTGCTCAACTTGCTCGTCGATATCGTCTACGCGCTCATCGATCCGCGCATCGCCTACAAGTGA
- a CDS encoding oligopeptide/dipeptide ABC transporter ATP-binding protein yields MRPVSEALIAIEDLKVHFQAGSPGRLDRFVGQAAPKVIRAIDGLSLDIWPGETLGLVGESGCGKSTLGRAILQLVPATAGRISYRGTDLTTLSAARLRSVRRHLQMVFQDPYASLNPRLTAGSIIAEPIRLFEPMPRPALDRRVQELMQTVGLNPAFIRRYPHEFSGGQRQRIGIARALAGRPEFIVADEPIAALDVSIQAQILNLLAQLRRDLGLTTLFISHDLRAVRHISDRTAVMYLGKLVEIAPSRDIYRRPLHPYTQALISAVPVPDPTIERTRRRIVLAGDVPSPINPPAGCRFHTRCPCVMDRCRSEEPALIDAGDGHKAACFLLESPQHGRVPPPETRAVGG; encoded by the coding sequence GTGAGACCCGTGTCTGAAGCGCTGATTGCGATCGAGGATCTAAAAGTTCACTTTCAGGCCGGCTCACCGGGCAGGCTCGACCGCTTCGTGGGCCAGGCAGCCCCAAAGGTGATCCGGGCGATCGACGGGCTCAGCCTCGACATCTGGCCGGGGGAGACGCTGGGTCTGGTGGGCGAATCGGGCTGCGGCAAATCGACCCTGGGCCGGGCAATTCTGCAGCTGGTCCCTGCTACTGCAGGCCGGATCTCCTACCGGGGCACTGACCTCACGACTTTGAGCGCCGCCCGGCTGCGCTCGGTGCGCCGCCACCTGCAGATGGTCTTTCAAGATCCTTACGCCTCGCTCAACCCGCGCCTGACCGCAGGCAGTATCATCGCCGAGCCGATTCGCCTCTTCGAGCCGATGCCCAGGCCCGCCCTCGATCGCCGCGTGCAGGAGTTGATGCAGACGGTGGGCCTTAACCCCGCCTTTATTCGGCGCTATCCCCACGAGTTTTCTGGTGGCCAGCGCCAGCGCATCGGTATCGCCCGTGCCCTGGCGGGGCGGCCCGAATTTATCGTCGCCGACGAGCCGATCGCCGCCCTCGACGTCTCGATTCAGGCCCAGATTCTCAATCTGCTGGCCCAACTGCGCCGCGATCTGGGCCTGACGACTCTCTTTATCTCCCACGACCTGCGGGCCGTGCGCCACATCAGCGACCGGACAGCGGTGATGTACCTGGGCAAACTGGTCGAGATCGCCCCCAGCCGCGACATCTACCGCCGCCCCCTGCACCCCTACACCCAGGCGCTCATCTCCGCCGTTCCCGTACCCGACCCGACCATCGAGCGCACCCGCCGCCGGATCGTACTTGCAGGCGATGTGCCAAGCCCAATTAACCCGCCTGCCGGTTGCCGCTTCCATACCCGCTGCCCCTGCGTCATGGATCGTTGCCGCAGCGAAGAACCCGCCTTGATCGACGCGGGCGATGGCCATAAAGCCGCCTGCTTTTTGCTCGAATCTCCCCAGCACGGCAGGGTTCCGCCGCCTGAAACCAGAGCTGTCGGAGGTTAG
- a CDS encoding cyanophycinase, with product MQPLPTLDQQPRIYPQGSPLVVIGGAEDKEREKSILKTFFTIAGGPQARILIIPSASSMPEILAEVYRLVFVQMGAAKVDVLNITSRFEADLVETVERVRASSGVFMTGGDQVRLCNLIAHSALARAMQQGSILGQLVLAGTSAGASALGACMIARGYSGEAPKRNIVELSEGLGILKNVIVDQHFHNRNRLPRLMTAVAARPDCLGIGIDENTACILHAEGTLEVIGEGTVTIVDGSELIYNTINEIQAYQPLSVGSFRLSVMAQGLRYNLRERKTL from the coding sequence GTGCAACCGCTGCCGACGCTCGATCAACAGCCGCGTATCTATCCGCAGGGCAGTCCACTCGTCGTCATCGGTGGCGCAGAGGACAAGGAACGCGAAAAAAGCATCCTCAAAACTTTTTTTACGATTGCAGGTGGTCCCCAGGCCCGGATTTTGATCATTCCGAGCGCGTCGAGTATGCCCGAGATCTTAGCGGAGGTCTACCGGCTCGTCTTCGTGCAGATGGGGGCGGCAAAGGTCGATGTGCTCAACATCACAAGCCGCTTCGAGGCAGATCTCGTAGAAACTGTCGAGCGGGTGCGCGCCAGCAGCGGTGTCTTTATGACCGGCGGCGATCAGGTGCGGCTGTGCAACCTGATCGCCCACAGCGCTCTGGCGCGGGCAATGCAACAGGGCTCGATTCTAGGGCAGCTTGTACTCGCAGGTACGAGCGCCGGAGCGTCAGCCCTGGGTGCCTGCATGATCGCCCGTGGCTACAGCGGCGAGGCACCCAAGCGCAACATCGTGGAACTTTCCGAAGGGCTGGGGATTCTAAAGAATGTAATTGTCGATCAGCACTTCCACAACCGCAATCGTCTGCCCAGGCTGATGACGGCGGTGGCGGCCCGGCCCGATTGTCTGGGTATCGGCATCGATGAAAATACAGCCTGCATTCTGCACGCGGAAGGCACGCTGGAGGTGATCGGCGAGGGGACGGTCACGATCGTCGATGGCAGCGAACTGATCTACAACACAATCAACGAGATCCAGGCGTATCAACCGCTCAGCGTCGGCAGCTTCAGACTGTCGGTGATGGCCCAGGGACTGCGCTACAACCTCCGTGAACGCAAAACCCTCTAA
- a CDS encoding ABC transporter permease — translation MQTSSSPVETPFEPVKGSSLWQDAWRRLLRNKLAVASGIVFSIILIAVLLGPKIIALTWGYTYELTDAAAVYQPPGPAHWFGTDQLGRDLLVRSLVGGQISLLVAVVASVVSLVIGVTYGAVAGYLGGRVDEAMMRFVDILYSLPDIFLIIVLLAFFSKDLFVLFGMLGAISWLTMARIVRGQVLSIKNREFVEAARAIGVGTGQIIFRHIVPNTLGPVIVYTTLTIPSVMLTEAFLSFLGLGVQPPLSSWGTLVQEGVGAISVYPWHLLFPGLLMTATLFSLNFLGDGLRDALDPQSRAD, via the coding sequence ATGCAAACGTCCTCCTCCCCCGTCGAAACACCATTTGAACCCGTAAAAGGCAGCAGCCTCTGGCAGGATGCCTGGCGGCGGCTACTGCGCAACAAACTGGCGGTAGCGAGCGGGATCGTCTTTTCGATCATCTTGATCGCCGTGCTGCTCGGGCCAAAGATCATCGCTCTTACCTGGGGCTACACCTACGAACTCACCGACGCTGCCGCCGTCTACCAGCCGCCCGGCCCGGCCCACTGGTTCGGCACCGACCAGTTGGGCCGGGATCTACTGGTCCGCTCGCTGGTGGGGGGACAGATCTCGCTTCTGGTGGCGGTGGTCGCCTCGGTGGTGAGCCTGGTTATCGGCGTCACCTACGGGGCGGTGGCAGGCTACCTCGGGGGAAGGGTGGACGAGGCGATGATGCGGTTTGTCGATATTCTTTACTCGCTGCCGGATATTTTTCTCATCATCGTCCTGCTTGCCTTCTTCAGCAAAGACCTGTTCGTGCTCTTTGGCATGTTAGGGGCGATCTCCTGGCTCACGATGGCCCGCATCGTGCGCGGCCAGGTGCTCTCGATCAAAAATCGCGAGTTCGTCGAGGCGGCCCGCGCCATCGGCGTCGGCACTGGGCAGATCATCTTTCGCCACATCGTTCCGAACACCCTGGGGCCGGTGATCGTCTACACGACCCTTACAATCCCGAGCGTCATGCTCACCGAGGCGTTCTTGAGCTTTCTCGGCCTGGGGGTCCAGCCGCCCCTCTCCAGTTGGGGCACCCTCGTGCAGGAGGGGGTGGGGGCGATCTCGGTCTACCCCTGGCACCTGCTTTTTCCGGGGCTACTGATGACTGCGACCCTCTTTAGCTTGAATTTTTTGGGCGACGGCCTGCGCGACGCCCTCGATCCCCAATCGCGGGCCGACTGA
- a CDS encoding AAA family ATPase, with translation MDLFEQQRRRRQEAEAPLADRMRPRTLDEFAGQQQIIGPGRLLRRAIQADQLSSLIFYGPPGTGKTTLARIIAGTTRAHFIAINAVLAGVKDIRAAIAEAQERRTKDGQRTILFIDEVHRFNKAQQDALLPWVENGTIVLVGATTENPYFEVNKALVSRSRLFQLKLLEPEDLCAVAHQALSDLDRGYGHRSVRLEPAALEHLVDVAGGDARTLLNALELAVETTPPDAEGTIEITLAVAEESIQRRAVLYDKEGDAHFDTISAFIKSVRGSDPDAALYWLARMIYAGEDPRFIFRRLLILASEDVGLADPQAVAVVAACAESFDRIGLPEGRYPLAQATLYLATAAKSNSTMAFFDALAAVERERSSDIPNPLRDGNRDGEGFGHGQGYLYPHAYRDHWVAQQYLPTSLQGQLFYQPGDQGYEAQIQSAVARRREAQLAALLETTSPTEPVYAGSPLDRADERWLQRTLSRTGEQLGQLRDRLFDLAAPERHHVILDVAAGSGLLVWEAIRRTPGGGVYACTGGAADAAALTNQAQALGASGRPIVLVAEVDRLSEAIAAHTPGLRFDRIVGRNALKSIHDRQSLLQNWQALIAPAGRLVLAENLPSQGQRLYQLFDPGWLPQALYRRLIDAEEELYRSDPLLAWQAADLRSIAEAAGWQAQIVTASFDSELRISASVIERWFSAAPSSYATRLAALLAPEQVEQVHRLFVQKLLHQLKPWTSTTAYLSAHPA, from the coding sequence GTGGATCTATTCGAGCAGCAGCGCAGGCGCAGGCAGGAGGCGGAGGCACCGCTCGCAGACCGGATGCGTCCGCGCACCCTCGACGAATTTGCAGGCCAGCAGCAGATCATCGGCCCTGGTCGTCTACTCAGAAGAGCGATCCAGGCTGACCAGCTCAGCTCGCTTATCTTCTACGGCCCGCCCGGCACAGGCAAAACCACCCTGGCGCGCATCATCGCAGGCACCACCCGCGCCCACTTCATCGCGATCAACGCCGTGCTCGCCGGTGTCAAAGACATCCGCGCTGCGATTGCTGAGGCCCAGGAGCGCCGCACCAAGGACGGCCAGCGGACGATTCTATTTATCGACGAGGTCCATCGCTTCAACAAAGCCCAGCAGGATGCCCTGCTGCCCTGGGTCGAGAACGGCACGATCGTGCTGGTGGGAGCAACCACCGAAAATCCCTACTTCGAGGTCAACAAGGCACTGGTAAGCCGCTCGCGCCTGTTTCAGCTCAAACTGCTGGAGCCAGAGGATCTGTGCGCCGTCGCCCACCAGGCGCTGAGCGATCTCGATCGCGGCTACGGCCATCGGAGCGTCAGGCTCGAACCCGCCGCCCTGGAGCATCTGGTGGACGTGGCCGGGGGCGATGCGCGCACCCTCTTAAACGCATTGGAACTGGCCGTCGAGACGACACCCCCCGATGCCGAAGGGACGATCGAAATCACTCTTGCCGTCGCCGAAGAGTCGATCCAGCGCCGGGCGGTCCTCTACGACAAAGAAGGGGACGCCCACTTCGATACGATCAGCGCCTTTATCAAGAGCGTGCGCGGCTCCGATCCGGACGCGGCGCTCTACTGGCTGGCACGGATGATCTACGCCGGTGAAGATCCGCGCTTTATCTTCCGGCGGCTGTTGATCCTGGCAAGCGAGGACGTGGGCCTTGCCGATCCCCAGGCAGTGGCGGTAGTCGCTGCCTGCGCCGAATCGTTTGACCGCATCGGCCTGCCGGAGGGGCGCTATCCCCTGGCCCAGGCGACGCTTTATCTTGCCACCGCCGCCAAGTCCAACAGCACGATGGCCTTCTTCGACGCTCTCGCAGCGGTGGAACGCGAGCGCTCCAGCGATATTCCCAACCCCCTCAGGGACGGCAACCGCGACGGCGAAGGGTTTGGCCACGGCCAGGGGTATCTCTATCCCCACGCCTACCGCGATCACTGGGTCGCACAGCAGTACCTGCCCACCAGCCTGCAGGGCCAGCTTTTTTATCAGCCCGGCGATCAAGGCTACGAAGCCCAGATCCAATCGGCGGTGGCCCGCCGTCGCGAGGCCCAACTGGCGGCCCTGCTTGAGACTACTAGCCCAACCGAGCCGGTGTACGCCGGCTCACCCCTCGATCGGGCGGACGAGCGCTGGCTGCAGCGCACCCTCAGCCGGACCGGCGAACAGTTGGGCCAACTGCGCGACCGCCTGTTCGATCTGGCAGCACCCGAGCGCCACCACGTCATCCTGGACGTAGCAGCCGGTAGCGGTCTGCTCGTCTGGGAGGCGATCCGCCGCACCCCCGGTGGGGGCGTCTACGCCTGCACCGGGGGTGCTGCCGACGCTGCCGCTCTCACCAACCAGGCCCAGGCTCTCGGTGCGTCAGGCCGACCAATCGTGCTCGTCGCAGAAGTAGACCGTCTCAGCGAGGCAATCGCTGCCCACACCCCCGGCCTGCGCTTCGATCGCATCGTCGGGCGCAACGCCCTCAAATCGATACACGACAGGCAGAGCCTTCTCCAGAACTGGCAGGCGCTGATCGCCCCCGCCGGTAGGCTCGTCCTGGCCGAGAACCTCCCCTCCCAGGGCCAGAGGCTCTACCAGTTGTTTGACCCCGGCTGGCTACCGCAGGCACTTTACAGGCGGCTCATCGACGCGGAGGAGGAACTGTACCGCAGCGACCCGCTGCTTGCCTGGCAGGCCGCCGATCTGCGCTCCATCGCCGAAGCGGCGGGCTGGCAGGCTCAGATCGTCACTGCTTCCTTCGATTCGGAACTACGAATCAGCGCCAGCGTCATCGAGCGGTGG
- a CDS encoding SDR family oxidoreductase, producing MARTVLITGSSSGIGRATAEVFARAGWNVAATSRRGELTFPRMAGKVVTPRLDVTDEQTIGGAVEQVVAQFGAIDVLVNNAGYGLNGPLEGIAPEQLEHQFHTNVFGLAAVTRLVLPVLRERGGTIVNVSSIGGRLAFPFGCAYHATKFAVEGLSESLRFELLPFGIQVKLVEPGGTRTDFLSRSQQWASHPAYEGPLRRFQEMARQLDDRLPGPEGVAKVIYRAATDGSSRLRYPAQPGPYLLLRGLLPDGLWQRLVGVALGMHAGSPRTVADQGR from the coding sequence ATGGCAAGGACGGTACTGATCACGGGAAGTTCGAGTGGGATCGGTCGGGCAACCGCTGAAGTATTTGCGCGGGCGGGCTGGAATGTGGCGGCGACCTCGCGCCGGGGGGAGCTGACATTTCCCCGGATGGCAGGAAAGGTGGTCACACCCCGGCTGGACGTTACCGACGAGCAGACGATCGGCGGTGCTGTCGAGCAGGTAGTCGCACAATTTGGCGCGATCGACGTACTCGTCAACAACGCGGGGTACGGTTTGAACGGGCCCCTGGAGGGCATTGCCCCGGAGCAACTGGAGCATCAGTTCCATACGAACGTCTTTGGTCTTGCTGCGGTCACTCGCCTGGTGCTGCCGGTGCTGCGCGAGCGGGGCGGCACGATCGTCAACGTTTCTTCGATCGGCGGTCGGCTGGCTTTTCCCTTCGGCTGCGCCTACCATGCCACCAAGTTTGCAGTCGAAGGGCTATCGGAATCCCTGCGCTTCGAACTGCTGCCTTTTGGTATCCAGGTCAAGCTGGTGGAGCCCGGCGGCACGCGAACCGACTTCCTCTCGCGCTCCCAGCAGTGGGCCTCCCACCCTGCCTACGAAGGGCCGCTGCGGCGCTTTCAGGAGATGGCCCGGCAACTGGATGACCGCTTGCCCGGCCCCGAGGGGGTGGCAAAGGTGATCTACCGGGCTGCCACCGACGGGTCGTCCCGGTTGCGCTACCCGGCCCAGCCCGGACCGTACCTGCTGCTACGCGGATTGCTGCCGGACGGGCTCTGGCAGAGACTGGTCGGTGTTGCTCTGGGGATGCATGCCGGGAGCCCCAGGACAGTTGCCGACCAGGGGCGCTGA
- a CDS encoding response regulator transcription factor — MESTVNRQTVLVVDDAELIRETVGMALGEEGYSVVLAEDGRQALELMRSTDEVDLIVLDLMLPHLNGLDLCRLLRREGNGVPILMLTAKAAETDRVVGLEVGADDYLAKPFGMRELVARCRAVLRRHSRTQALDEHATLRCGDLWMNTQECRVNVRGVASDLSPKEFRLLELFMRNPRRVWSREQLIERVWGPDFMGDSKTVDVHIRWLREKLEKDPSRPEYLVTVRGFGYRFG, encoded by the coding sequence ATGGAATCGACCGTGAACCGCCAGACCGTGCTGGTCGTCGATGACGCCGAACTGATCCGCGAGACGGTAGGTATGGCTCTTGGCGAAGAAGGCTACAGCGTCGTTCTGGCAGAAGATGGCCGTCAGGCGCTCGAACTGATGCGCAGCACCGACGAAGTCGATCTGATCGTGCTCGATCTGATGCTGCCCCACCTCAATGGCCTCGATCTGTGCCGGTTGTTGCGCCGCGAGGGCAACGGGGTGCCGATCTTGATGCTGACGGCCAAGGCCGCTGAAACTGACCGGGTGGTGGGTCTCGAAGTGGGTGCGGACGACTACCTGGCCAAGCCCTTCGGGATGCGCGAGCTGGTTGCCCGTTGCCGGGCGGTGCTGCGCCGCCATTCGCGCACCCAGGCGCTCGACGAGCACGCCACCCTGCGCTGCGGGGATCTCTGGATGAACACCCAGGAATGCCGGGTAAACGTGCGCGGTGTGGCGAGCGACCTGTCGCCCAAAGAATTTCGGTTGCTGGAACTCTTTATGCGCAACCCCCGCCGGGTCTGGTCGCGCGAACAGCTCATCGAGCGCGTCTGGGGACCAGATTTTATGGGCGACAGCAAGACCGTCGATGTGCATATCCGCTGGTTGCGCGAAAAGCTCGAAAAAGACCCGAGCCGCCCCGAGTACCTGGTGACGGTGCGGGGCTTCGGCTACCGCTTCGGCTGA
- a CDS encoding MarR family winged helix-turn-helix transcriptional regulator, whose protein sequence is MSSMAITEEQLVLLYQSVQQLIRSLKVAQPQGRGGGEGLNPTDQQALTLIGESGPCTLGEVAESLGVPLSTASSAVERLVQKGLVERSRVASNRRIVRLALTAAGKAMFAEVAREQLHQCQAMLEALDGPEREVFIALMAKIASRTAPAPTLRADL, encoded by the coding sequence ATGTCGAGCATGGCGATCACCGAGGAGCAGCTCGTACTGCTCTACCAGTCAGTGCAGCAGCTGATCCGCAGCCTGAAGGTAGCCCAGCCCCAGGGGCGCGGAGGTGGGGAGGGTTTGAACCCGACCGACCAGCAGGCTCTGACCCTGATCGGCGAGAGCGGTCCATGCACCCTGGGCGAGGTCGCCGAGAGCCTGGGTGTGCCGCTCTCGACAGCCAGTAGTGCTGTCGAGCGGCTGGTGCAAAAAGGGCTGGTCGAGCGCAGTCGCGTCGCCTCGAATCGACGGATCGTCCGCCTTGCATTGACCGCTGCGGGCAAAGCGATGTTCGCCGAGGTAGCCCGCGAGCAGTTGCACCAGTGCCAGGCGATGCTGGAAGCCCTCGATGGACCGGAGCGCGAGGTCTTCATCGCTTTGATGGCCAAGATCGCAAGCCGGACCGCCCCGGCCCCCACCTTGAGAGCCGATTTGTGA
- a CDS encoding peptide ABC transporter substrate-binding protein — MNAKPSKIVLALAALALAGCTASTADALYFGRLVPPAENVLYVGNGPEPRSFDPHKSAGIPEQHIFGSVYEGLTGYDPKTLAPRPATALRWRTNKTASVWTFFLRHDARFSDGTPVTAHDFVWSWRRIIDPATASPYANLMYYVKNAQAIAEGRVRPDGRKYTPADLGVRAVDDYTLRVEMERPTAFFVKMTPHYAFTVVPRRAIERWGDRWTQPDHFVGNGPFRIAEATPYSQVVLTKSPTYWDRAQVRLDKVVLLPVQEESQNANLYRAGEADALFSNTLPAPLIRQLRRYRDYQGGAFFTNYYYDLNVRRKPFDNVLVRRALNLAIDKRAIAEEFIGRGEVAATTFVPPGVPGYRPPTGPGYDPALARRLLAQAGYPDGRGFPKITIAFNTAEVHRTVAQAVQQMWKQQLHIKVELQNEEWQTFQARRERRDFDVARDAWTGDYIDPSTFLDLMSEDTLNNHAGWTDPKYTRLMTQANAEPNEERRNQLLARAESYLLDQVPVIPIYFYALSYMKKPWVAGWYPNLLDQHPFKFVWIDRDWQQHPIAPTP; from the coding sequence GTGAACGCAAAACCCTCTAAAATTGTGCTCGCCCTCGCGGCCCTGGCCCTGGCCGGTTGCACCGCCTCGACCGCCGACGCGCTGTACTTTGGTCGGCTGGTTCCCCCTGCCGAAAACGTGCTTTATGTAGGCAACGGCCCGGAACCGCGCTCGTTCGATCCCCACAAATCCGCCGGTATCCCGGAGCAGCATATCTTCGGTAGCGTCTACGAGGGGTTGACCGGCTACGACCCGAAGACCCTCGCACCCCGACCGGCCACAGCGCTGCGCTGGCGGACCAACAAGACGGCGAGCGTCTGGACTTTTTTTCTGCGCCACGACGCCCGCTTCAGCGACGGCACACCGGTCACAGCCCACGATTTTGTCTGGAGCTGGCGGCGGATCATCGATCCGGCCACCGCCTCGCCCTACGCCAACTTGATGTACTACGTCAAAAACGCCCAGGCGATCGCCGAGGGGCGGGTGCGTCCGGATGGGCGCAAGTACACCCCGGCGGACCTGGGGGTGCGGGCGGTGGACGACTACACCCTGCGCGTCGAGATGGAGCGGCCCACCGCTTTTTTTGTCAAGATGACGCCCCACTACGCCTTTACGGTCGTGCCGCGCCGGGCGATCGAGCGCTGGGGCGACCGCTGGACCCAGCCGGATCATTTTGTGGGCAACGGCCCCTTTCGCATCGCCGAGGCGACGCCCTACAGCCAGGTAGTCCTCACCAAAAGCCCGACCTACTGGGACCGGGCCCAGGTCAGACTCGACAAAGTAGTGCTCCTGCCGGTTCAAGAAGAATCGCAGAACGCCAATCTCTACCGGGCCGGTGAGGCTGACGCCCTCTTCAGCAACACGCTGCCGGCCCCGCTCATCCGCCAGTTGCGCCGCTACCGGGACTACCAGGGGGGCGCATTCTTCACGAACTACTACTACGATCTCAACGTCAGGCGCAAACCCTTCGACAACGTGCTGGTCCGCCGGGCGCTGAACCTCGCTATCGACAAGCGGGCGATCGCCGAGGAATTTATCGGTCGAGGCGAGGTGGCGGCGACGACCTTTGTGCCGCCGGGGGTGCCGGGCTACCGACCGCCAACCGGGCCGGGCTACGACCCCGCTCTGGCCCGCCGTCTGCTCGCCCAGGCGGGCTATCCGGATGGCCGGGGGTTCCCAAAAATAACGATCGCCTTCAACACCGCCGAGGTCCACCGCACCGTCGCCCAGGCCGTCCAGCAGATGTGGAAGCAGCAACTGCACATCAAAGTCGAGTTGCAGAACGAAGAATGGCAGACCTTCCAGGCCCGGCGCGAGCGGCGCGACTTCGATGTGGCCCGCGACGCCTGGACGGGCGATTACATCGATCCGAGCACTTTTTTAGATCTGATGAGCGAGGACACGCTCAACAACCACGCCGGTTGGACCGATCCAAAGTACACCCGGCTGATGACCCAGGCCAACGCCGAGCCGAACGAAGAACGGCGCAACCAGCTACTGGCCCGCGCCGAAAGCTATCTGCTCGATCAGGTGCCGGTGATCCCGATCTACTTTTATGCTCTGAGCTATATGAAAAAGCCCTGGGTTGCAGGCTGGTATCCGAACCTGCTCGATCAGCATCCCTTCAAGTTTGTCTGGATCGACCGCGACTGGCAACAGCATCCGATCGCCCCCACACCCTGA